From Heteronotia binoei isolate CCM8104 ecotype False Entrance Well chromosome 3, APGP_CSIRO_Hbin_v1, whole genome shotgun sequence, a single genomic window includes:
- the SHISA2 gene encoding protein shisa-2 homolog, giving the protein MWRGRCSLRRATLGGWLLLLLLLGLAARTRASGEYCHGWLDGAVWRDGFQCPEHFDDGDATICCGTCALRYCCSRAEARLDQGVCDNDRQLGGVEHGRPDKDLPDGAAVPIYVPFLIVGSVFVAFIILGSLVAACCCRCLRPKQEPQQSRAPGSNRMMETIPMIPSASTSRGSSSRQSSTAASSSSSANSGARGPPTRSQTNCCLPEGAMNNVYVNMPTNFSVLNCQQATQIVPHQGQYLHPQYVGYAVQHDSMPPVPPFLDSLQSGYRPIQSPYPHSNSEQKMYPAVTV; this is encoded by the exons ATGTGGAGGGGGCGCTGTTCGCTGAGGCGGGCGACGCTGGGCGGGTggctcttgctgctgctgctgctggggctggcGGCGAGGACGCGGGCCAGCGGCGAGTACTGCCACGGCTGGCTGGACGGGGCGGTCTGGCGGGACGGCTTCCAGTGCCCGGAGCACTTCGACGACGGCGACGCAACCATTTGCTGCGGCACTTGCGCCCTTCGCTACTGCTGCTCCCGAGCCGAGGCCCGGCTGGATCAGGGCGTGTGCGACAACGACAGGCAATTGGGGGGAGTGGAGCACGGCCGGCCGGATAAGGACCTTCCGGACGGCGCAGCAG TGCCTATCTATGTGCCGTTCCTTATCGTCGGATCTGTTTTTGTTGCGTTCATCATCCTGGGCTCTCTGGTGGCAGCTTGTTGCTGCCGATGCCTGCGACCCAAGCAAGAGCCTCAGCAGAGCAGAGCTCCTGGAAGCAACCGGATGATGGAGACCATTCCCATGATTCCAAGTGCCAGCACTTCCCGAGGGTCCTCCTCACGCCAATCAAGTACTGCTGCCAGCTCCAGTTCCAGTGCCAACTCAGGTGCCCGGGGCCCCCCTACCAGGTCACAAACCAACTGCTGTTTACCAGAAGGGGCCATGAATAATGTATACGTCAACATGCCTACAAATTTCTCAGTACTGAACTGCCAGCAGGCTACACAGATAGTGCCGCACCAAGGACAGTATTTGCACCCACAGTACGTTGGATACGCTGTGCAGCATGACTCCATGCCTCCCGTTCCCCCTTTTTTGGACAGTCTGCAAAGTGGATACAGGCCAATTCAGTCCCCCTATCCGCACAGCAATAGCGAACAGAAGATGTACCCAGCAGTAACTGTataa